From Solanum lycopersicum chromosome 8, SLM_r2.1, the proteins below share one genomic window:
- the LOC101262135 gene encoding protein OVEREXPRESSOR OF CATIONIC PEROXIDASE 3: protein MASSSTTLGISIRLGCSSNEHLMLVHPRSRTNIALLFHSYSSRLVTFSRRRNNSAITSSNKKKKSPPRKDTEEVGDIDEDAFEALFQLLEEDLKNDELSLDDDDITEEDLAKLERELEEALKDDELLGEIDSIANENTESSMAKDEEAVAEDANGDDDDEDVDMLVKLKNWQLKKLAYALKKGRRKLNIKNLAADLCLDRAVVLEMLRNPPPNLVLLSAALPDEPVPRMLEAASKPLETVPIEMSDAVKPDAKVETPVHVMQSNWSAQKRLKKVQLETLEQVYRRSKRPTNAMISSIVHVTNLPRRRVLKWFEERRSEEGVPAHRLPYQPSSISE from the exons ATGGCGTCTTCTTCCACAACTCTGGGCATTTCCATTAGACTTGGATGTTCCAGCAATGAACATCTCATGTTGGTTCATCCCAGAAGCAGAACTAACATCGCCTTGCTATTTCATTCTTATTCCTCTCGTCTTGTTACTTTCTCTCGCCGTCGAAACAATTCTGCTATCACTTCttccaacaaaaagaaaaag AGTCCACCTAGGAAAGATACGGAGGAAGTTGGTGATATAGATGAAGATGCTTTTGAGGCACTCTTTCAGCTGCTGGAAGAAGATCTGAAAAATGATGAGCTATCCTTGGACGATGATGATATAACTGAGGAGGACCTTGCGAAGCTTGAACGTGAATTGGAGGAAGCACTGAAGGATGATGAACTACTAGGAGAAATTGACTCAATTGCCAATGAGAACACTGAAAGTAGTATGGCTAAAGATGAAGAAGCAGTAGCAGAAGATGCCAAtggagatgatgatgatgaagatgtaGATATGCTAGTGAAATTGAAAAATTGGCAACTTAAGAAACTGGCATATGCCTTGAAAAAGGGACGGCGTAAGTTAAAT ATAAAGAATCTTGCTGCTGACCTATGCCTTGATAGAGCTGTTGTTCTTGAAATGCTTCGCAATCCTCCACCAAATCTTGTGTTACTGAGTGCTGCCTTACCTGATGAACCTGTTCCCAGAATGTTAGAGGCTGCAAGCAAACCCCTGGAGACTGTTCCCATCGAGATGAGTGATGCTGTGAAGCCAGATGCTAAGGTGGAAACGCCAGTTCATGTGATGCAAAGTAACTGGTCTGCTCAAAAGAGACTAAAGAAAGTTCAATTGGAAACCCTTGAACAAGTTTATAGACGATCGAAGCGGCCCACT AATGCCATGATTAGCAGCATTGTGCATGTAACAAATCTGCCTCGGAGAAGAGTTCTAAAATGGTTTGAAGAAAGACGGTCTGAAGAAGGGGTTCCTGCTCATCGACTTCCATACCAACCATCCTCTATATCTGAATAG